The following proteins are encoded in a genomic region of Nicoliella spurrieriana:
- the rpsP gene encoding 30S ribosomal protein S16, with translation MSVKIRLRRMGSKKRPFYRVVVADSRSPRDGRFIQIVGTYNPLTKPSQVKLEEDDILSWLGKGAQPSDTVRNLLSNAGIMKKYHESKSTKK, from the coding sequence ATGTCAGTTAAAATTCGTTTAAGAAGAATGGGTTCAAAGAAGCGTCCTTTCTACCGTGTCGTTGTCGCAGACTCAAGAAGTCCTCGTGATGGTCGCTTCATCCAAATCGTTGGTACTTATAACCCACTTACTAAGCCATCACAAGTAAAGCTTGAAGAAGACGATATCTTGAGTTGGTTAGGTAAGGGTGCACAACCTTCAGATACTGTTCGTAATTTATTATCTAATGCAGGAATCATGAAGAAGTACCACGAATCAAAATCTACTAAGAAATAA
- the ffh gene encoding signal recognition particle protein, with amino-acid sequence MAFEGLTERLQKAMRNLRGKGKVSESDLRATMREIRLALLEADVNFGVVRKFVKKVQERAKGADVLEGLNPAQQIVKIVDEELTKMMGETAVPLNKSDKIPTVIMMAGLQGAGKTTTAGKLALKLKDEQKARPLLIAADIYRPAAIDQLQQVGAQVEVPVFSMGTDVDPREIVEKGMAQAKEDHNDYVIIDTAGRLQIDEKLMDELKDIQEMVHPDEILLVVDAMTGQNAVETAEGFNDALDITGVVLTKLDGDTRGGAALSIRAVTDKPIKFVGQGEKLTDLDVFHPDRMASRILGMGDILSLIEKTQKDYDQKQAEEMAEKMRENTFDFNDFLDQMKQIQKMGPLEDIMKMIPGMANNPALKNVNMDPKDIAHIEAVIYSMTAQERENPDILNPSRRRRIARGSARPIQEVNRMIKQFNSMKKMMNKMSNGNMAGMENMMNSIGVNGSAMGGGIGGKLSNMAMKRMARKMKKNKKRRNKKRKK; translated from the coding sequence ATGGCATTTGAAGGTTTGACCGAACGACTCCAAAAAGCCATGCGAAATCTCCGTGGGAAGGGGAAGGTCAGTGAGTCCGACCTTCGCGCAACGATGCGTGAAATTCGCTTGGCACTACTAGAAGCCGACGTTAACTTCGGTGTGGTTAGAAAGTTCGTTAAAAAGGTCCAAGAACGTGCCAAGGGTGCGGATGTCTTAGAGGGATTAAATCCCGCCCAACAAATCGTCAAAATTGTCGATGAAGAATTAACTAAGATGATGGGTGAAACTGCGGTTCCGCTCAATAAATCAGATAAGATTCCGACCGTCATTATGATGGCGGGGCTACAAGGGGCCGGGAAAACGACGACTGCTGGGAAATTAGCATTAAAGTTAAAGGACGAACAAAAGGCTCGTCCGTTGCTAATTGCAGCCGATATTTATCGGCCAGCTGCCATTGACCAACTGCAACAGGTCGGGGCCCAAGTTGAAGTGCCAGTCTTTTCAATGGGGACCGATGTGGATCCCCGTGAAATCGTTGAAAAGGGAATGGCTCAAGCTAAGGAAGACCATAATGATTATGTGATCATTGATACGGCTGGACGGCTGCAAATTGATGAAAAATTGATGGATGAACTAAAGGACATCCAGGAAATGGTTCATCCAGATGAAATTCTATTGGTCGTTGATGCAATGACCGGACAAAATGCGGTTGAAACTGCTGAGGGGTTCAATGACGCATTAGACATTACCGGAGTGGTCCTAACTAAGTTAGATGGTGATACCCGTGGTGGAGCCGCTCTTTCGATTCGGGCGGTGACCGATAAACCAATTAAATTCGTTGGACAGGGTGAAAAATTAACTGATTTAGACGTCTTCCATCCTGATCGAATGGCTTCACGAATTTTAGGGATGGGGGATATTCTATCCTTAATTGAAAAGACCCAAAAGGATTATGATCAAAAACAGGCTGAAGAAATGGCCGAAAAGATGCGTGAGAACACCTTTGATTTTAATGACTTTTTGGATCAAATGAAACAAATTCAAAAGATGGGTCCACTCGAAGACATCATGAAAATGATTCCAGGGATGGCGAATAACCCCGCATTAAAGAACGTTAATATGGACCCTAAGGATATTGCCCACATTGAAGCGGTTATTTATTCGATGACCGCTCAGGAACGGGAAAATCCGGATATTTTAAATCCATCGAGACGCAGACGGATCGCACGGGGTTCTGCAAGACCTATTCAAGAAGTCAATCGGATGATCAAGCAGTTCAATTCGATGAAGAAAATGATGAATAAGATGTCAAACGGGAACATGGCCGGGATGGAAAACATGATGAATAGCATCGGTGTCAATGGTTCCGCAATGGGTGGTGGCATCGGTGGTAAGTTGTCTAACATGGCAATGAAGCGCATGGCCCGCAAGATGAAAAAGAATAAGAAACGCCGCAATAAAAAGCGGAAGAAGTAG
- a CDS encoding putative DNA-binding protein has translation MELAKNYRINSLLSFYRPLLTKKQNSYMQRYYVDDYSLGEISEEFSISRQAVYDNIRRTELILEKYESQLHLYYDFVSRNQKTDRIKEYIHQHYANDQQLVELVDDLEKIEEE, from the coding sequence TTGGAATTAGCCAAGAATTACCGGATTAATTCCCTGTTGTCATTTTATCGGCCCCTGTTGACGAAGAAACAAAATAGCTACATGCAACGCTATTACGTCGATGATTATTCCCTAGGAGAAATTTCCGAGGAGTTTTCCATCAGTCGCCAGGCGGTTTATGATAATATTAGACGAACCGAATTAATTTTAGAAAAGTATGAATCACAGCTCCACCTTTACTATGATTTTGTTTCGCGGAATCAAAAGACGGATCGAATTAAGGAATACATCCATCAACACTATGCGAATGATCAACAGCTAGTGGAGTTAGTGGATGATCTCGAAAAAATAGAAGAAGAATGA
- a CDS encoding KH domain-containing protein, with translation MTTNFDKLIKTIVKPLVEYPDDVTIQHNETDRFYEYHLQTNPKDVGRIIGKKGHIAQTIRTIVYSVRVNGNKRVRLIIEDGQK, from the coding sequence ATGACGACTAATTTTGACAAGTTAATTAAAACAATCGTTAAGCCACTGGTGGAATATCCAGATGACGTTACTATTCAGCATAATGAAACTGACCGGTTTTATGAATATCATTTACAGACCAACCCAAAGGATGTAGGACGGATTATCGGTAAAAAGGGCCATATCGCTCAGACAATCCGGACCATCGTTTACAGTGTTCGGGTAAATGGTAATAAGCGGGTTAGATTGATTATTGAAGACGGTCAAAAATAA
- the rimM gene encoding ribosome maturation factor RimM (Essential for efficient processing of 16S rRNA) yields MSYYNIGKIVNTQGIRGEVRVISTTDFPEHRFFIGNQVTAFLNNGQQVELTIDKVRTQKNFVILHFKGLDSINDIEFLKPSTLKITDAQLSEDDLAEGEYYYHQILGLAVYDLAGNYLGPITDIMDTAANDVWIVTRENGKELLLPKIKDVIKKVDLANQRVTIDLLEGLE; encoded by the coding sequence ATTTCATACTATAATATTGGCAAAATTGTAAATACCCAGGGAATTCGGGGCGAGGTCCGGGTGATCTCAACCACTGATTTTCCAGAGCACCGGTTCTTTATTGGTAACCAAGTCACTGCGTTTTTAAATAATGGGCAGCAGGTTGAATTAACCATTGATAAGGTGCGGACTCAAAAGAACTTTGTGATCTTACACTTTAAAGGCTTAGATTCCATTAACGACATTGAATTTTTGAAACCATCGACATTAAAGATTACGGATGCCCAATTATCCGAGGATGATTTAGCAGAAGGGGAGTACTACTACCACCAAATTCTGGGATTGGCGGTTTATGACTTAGCTGGGAACTATTTGGGACCCATTACAGATATTATGGATACCGCTGCTAATGACGTTTGGATTGTTACTCGCGAAAATGGTAAAGAGTTACTTTTACCAAAAATAAAAGACGTAATCAAAAAAGTTGACCTAGCAAACCAGCGGGTCACAATTGATTTGTTGGAGGGGTTAGAATAA
- the rplS gene encoding 50S ribosomal protein L19 has protein sequence MRQNSLIEKINADQLKSDLPDFRAGDTVRVHVKVVEGDRERIQLFTGVVIKRRGAGIQATYTVRKTSSGVGVERIFPLHSPRVAKIEVLRFGQVRRAKLYYLRDLSGKSARIPASRRRR, from the coding sequence ATGCGCCAAAATAGTTTAATCGAAAAGATCAATGCTGATCAATTAAAATCTGATTTACCAGATTTTCGTGCAGGGGACACTGTTCGTGTTCACGTTAAGGTTGTTGAAGGAGACCGTGAAAGAATCCAATTATTCACTGGGGTTGTAATTAAGCGCCGTGGAGCCGGTATCCAAGCTACCTACACTGTTCGGAAGACTTCTAGTGGTGTGGGTGTGGAAAGAATTTTCCCACTTCACTCACCACGGGTTGCTAAGATTGAAGTGCTTAGATTCGGTCAAGTTCGTCGTGCTAAGCTTTACTACTTACGTGACCTTAGTGGTAAGTCTGCACGGATTCCAGCATCACGCCGTCGTCGTTAA
- a CDS encoding VWA-like domain-containing protein translates to MDVASQLARLQEPTGNKQQLIDSIVGGQIIKIEQTSRFYGEVLLQLPRHFATLFNGALGIGWLDHQIELLINPDRFINADLTVDQLDSILRQVALHLSFGHPLMYPRADTLNQLACDIVVDQYLGRQSANTLDQLNFQLGSDLAADMGSHYYLTQLRKLKPRGNRSAATVARQMIQAQTNQHDSHAGWQQFGDQERPLQQGKLRQLINLAWQQTPDKQRGTLPGNVVANLTAAAMAPKINNWRQLLKVGLGTTPFGRLESRARFNRRQAYRMELSGKVSDTVRRINLFIDNSGSMGDSEITDLLNEIGHFLSQESIEVTIYSFDSQVHFNARYLTSNAQQLHYQRIGGGGTSFQAIFHFLNQHRSKLIDTLTIIMTDGKGEKQLNDYGFKNVVWILTTSKRDFSLIEHYPGTAVSIDRQIN, encoded by the coding sequence ATGGACGTCGCATCACAATTGGCCCGTCTGCAGGAACCGACTGGAAACAAGCAGCAATTGATTGATTCCATCGTGGGTGGGCAGATTATCAAAATCGAGCAAACTAGCCGTTTTTACGGAGAAGTGTTATTACAATTACCAAGACACTTTGCAACGTTATTTAACGGTGCGCTTGGAATTGGTTGGCTTGACCATCAAATCGAATTATTGATCAATCCCGACCGCTTCATTAATGCGGATTTGACCGTTGACCAATTGGATAGCATTTTAAGGCAGGTGGCCCTGCATCTTTCGTTCGGCCATCCATTGATGTACCCACGGGCAGATACACTCAATCAATTAGCGTGTGATATTGTAGTTGATCAATATTTAGGACGGCAAAGTGCTAATACGTTGGATCAATTAAACTTTCAGTTAGGTAGCGATTTAGCAGCTGACATGGGCTCGCATTACTATTTAACACAACTCCGTAAATTGAAACCACGTGGTAATCGTTCGGCCGCAACAGTTGCACGACAAATGATTCAAGCCCAGACTAATCAGCATGATTCCCATGCGGGATGGCAGCAATTCGGCGACCAAGAGCGCCCGTTACAACAAGGCAAATTAAGGCAGTTAATCAACCTTGCTTGGCAGCAAACGCCGGATAAGCAACGCGGGACGCTGCCTGGCAACGTGGTTGCCAATTTAACGGCCGCTGCAATGGCGCCTAAAATTAATAACTGGCGCCAGTTATTGAAAGTGGGGTTAGGAACCACGCCATTTGGGCGGCTTGAATCACGAGCTCGCTTTAACCGTCGCCAGGCGTACCGGATGGAATTATCCGGGAAGGTTAGTGATACCGTTAGACGTATCAATTTATTTATTGATAATTCGGGTTCAATGGGCGATTCAGAAATTACGGACCTGTTGAATGAAATTGGCCACTTTTTAAGCCAGGAGAGCATCGAAGTAACGATTTATAGTTTTGATTCGCAGGTCCACTTTAACGCTCGCTATCTGACTAGTAACGCACAACAGCTTCATTACCAACGGATTGGTGGTGGGGGGACTAGTTTTCAAGCAATCTTTCACTTTTTGAATCAACATCGTTCAAAGTTGATTGATACTTTAACCATCATCATGACTGATGGCAAGGGCGAAAAACAATTAAATGACTACGGATTTAAAAACGTAGTCTGGATTTTAACGACGTCTAAACGTGATTTTTCGCTGATCGAGCACTACCCAGGAACGGCGGTATCCATTGACCGTCAAATTAATTAA
- the ftsY gene encoding signal recognition particle-docking protein FtsY has protein sequence MGLFDIFKRRNKKKQSQSPAPASTGADHTGSASESGNDTLPNSESNVIDQAHAKVSVEQSEATSASETGVESAEATSAVSESDAESSTTTDAVESEASEESKQSASIERSNVDSARNDVSASSETSQETQSNETTPGAEESLEHDEQAPVEAELTSTSSEQPTATSEASDVSDSKAAADTDDSNEVESDAVESAEPTADQETNKYEHGLAKSRSSFGQRLNKLFANFRSVDEEFFEDLEDTLIESDVGFDMAVNLTDELRDEVKLRNVKSRNEVQNVVVQKLIELYDQNGNGEKNTINFAKEGPTVILFVGVNGVGKTTTIGKMAKLYRDQGKKVLLAAADTFRAGAIQQLDVWAQRDQVDIVKRPEKSDPASVVYEAVQKAKKEQYDVLFVDTAGRLQNKVNLMNELAKMKKILTREIPMAPHEVMLVLDATTGQNALSQAKLFKKVTDVTGITLTKLDGTAKGGIVLAIRSELHIPVKYVGLGEKVGDLQPFDASDFVYGLFKGLLK, from the coding sequence ATGGGATTATTTGACATTTTCAAACGACGGAACAAAAAGAAGCAATCGCAATCACCAGCACCAGCATCCACTGGAGCTGACCATACTGGTAGTGCAAGTGAATCGGGTAATGACACTCTACCCAATAGTGAAAGTAACGTTATTGACCAAGCCCATGCAAAAGTGAGTGTGGAACAATCTGAAGCGACCTCAGCTAGTGAAACAGGGGTTGAATCTGCGGAAGCAACTAGTGCTGTAAGTGAATCAGATGCTGAATCATCAACGACGACTGACGCGGTGGAGTCTGAAGCAAGTGAGGAATCAAAGCAGTCCGCTTCGATTGAACGATCGAATGTTGATTCTGCAAGGAATGACGTTTCTGCTTCATCAGAGACCAGCCAAGAGACTCAATCTAATGAGACCACTCCGGGTGCAGAGGAGTCATTAGAACATGATGAACAAGCCCCAGTTGAGGCGGAATTGACATCCACTTCAAGTGAGCAACCAACGGCCACTAGTGAAGCATCGGACGTTAGTGATTCAAAAGCAGCTGCCGATACTGATGATTCAAATGAAGTGGAATCAGATGCAGTAGAATCAGCAGAACCAACTGCAGATCAAGAAACCAATAAATACGAACACGGCTTAGCTAAGTCGCGGTCTTCGTTTGGTCAACGATTAAATAAATTATTTGCTAACTTTAGGTCGGTAGACGAAGAATTCTTTGAAGACCTCGAAGATACGTTGATTGAATCTGACGTTGGCTTTGATATGGCGGTAAACCTCACCGATGAGTTACGGGATGAGGTAAAGCTAAGAAACGTTAAATCTAGGAACGAAGTTCAAAATGTGGTCGTGCAAAAGTTAATTGAGCTATATGATCAAAACGGAAATGGTGAAAAGAATACCATTAACTTTGCGAAGGAAGGGCCGACCGTAATCCTCTTTGTGGGGGTCAATGGGGTTGGGAAAACGACTACGATTGGGAAAATGGCAAAGTTGTATCGTGACCAGGGGAAAAAGGTCCTATTAGCTGCTGCTGATACGTTTAGAGCCGGTGCCATTCAGCAATTGGATGTGTGGGCACAACGGGATCAGGTTGATATTGTCAAAAGGCCCGAGAAAAGTGATCCCGCTTCGGTTGTTTACGAGGCGGTTCAAAAGGCTAAAAAGGAACAATACGATGTGTTGTTCGTCGATACTGCTGGACGGTTGCAAAATAAGGTCAATTTAATGAATGAATTGGCTAAAATGAAGAAGATTTTAACCCGTGAAATTCCAATGGCACCCCACGAAGTGATGTTGGTATTAGATGCGACGACCGGTCAAAATGCATTGAGTCAAGCAAAGTTATTCAAGAAGGTGACCGACGTGACTGGAATTACGCTAACTAAACTTGACGGCACCGCCAAGGGTGGGATCGTACTAGCCATTAGAAGCGAACTCCACATTCCGGTCAAATACGTTGGACTGGGTGAAAAGGTGGGCGATTTACAACCATTTGATGCCAGTGACTTTGTTTATGGATTGTTCAAGGGACTGTTAAAATAA
- the trmD gene encoding tRNA (guanosine(37)-N1)-methyltransferase TrmD, which produces MRIDVLSIFPNMFNGPMGESIVGKAIEKGVLDMHITDFRKYSTNKHHNVDDYPFGGGAGMLLQAQPILDAFAATQAAAKQADYSSGRVILLDPAGKQFNQRAAEDLATADHLTFICGHYEGYDERIKTVVTDEYSMGDFILTGGELPAMTIIDATARLLPGVLGNQESAPGDSFSTGLLEYPQYTRPADFRGMKVPDVLISGNHQKIAEWQQKEALRKTLLRRPELIDYQKLTAEQKRLLAQVKMEENPDPDYD; this is translated from the coding sequence ATGCGCATTGATGTCCTTAGTATCTTTCCAAACATGTTTAACGGTCCTATGGGTGAATCAATTGTTGGTAAGGCAATTGAAAAGGGGGTCTTAGACATGCACATTACCGACTTTAGGAAATATTCGACCAATAAGCACCATAATGTTGATGATTATCCATTTGGCGGTGGTGCCGGCATGTTATTACAGGCCCAACCGATTTTGGATGCGTTTGCTGCGACCCAAGCGGCAGCAAAACAAGCTGACTATTCAAGCGGGCGGGTAATTTTATTGGATCCGGCTGGAAAACAATTTAACCAACGGGCAGCTGAAGATTTAGCAACTGCAGATCATTTAACCTTTATTTGTGGACACTATGAGGGTTATGACGAACGAATTAAAACGGTGGTAACTGACGAATACTCAATGGGTGATTTTATTTTAACCGGCGGTGAGTTACCTGCCATGACGATTATCGATGCCACGGCCCGCTTGTTGCCTGGGGTGTTAGGGAATCAAGAATCAGCTCCTGGAGATTCATTTTCCACCGGGTTATTGGAATATCCTCAATACACCCGTCCGGCCGATTTTAGGGGGATGAAAGTCCCAGATGTATTAATTAGTGGGAACCACCAAAAAATTGCTGAATGGCAACAAAAAGAGGCGTTAAGGAAGACGTTATTGCGACGTCCTGAATTAATTGACTATCAAAAATTAACTGCTGAACAAAAGCGACTATTAGCACAGGTGAAAATGGAGGAAAATCCAGACCCGGATTATGACTAA
- a CDS encoding ATP-binding protein, protein MALSYQQLLTAVNVVISGGNVPNIVGDAGIGKSALVADLARQNNAKLFTTVVSLSEKGDLAIPVPPLTADSFVQTKQYGKLADVQFGYSHQLIEIIQFAERHPEVPIYWFLDEFNRGSQGVQSELMNLVLQRSINSLKLPEQVHIIIAENPDATMSDFADRDYHVVSGDDAIKDRTVRLVMRTDINDWLNWATTTHSIHPRIIDYLTEHPEMLSTKVSGDDLFPTPRAWERLSNNYQQLLKLSSSERQAIQLDVFAGDIGTQTAVALQTFLNQADQQVVSRDVFTSEWSDARTQFMALDQVGRVAVIKAALERNQGLEPPFVERLDQLLQLINPDGQYACGLALVTDSNKLAALYKNAQNGTAGFKALYQRLEQIGFDTL, encoded by the coding sequence ATGGCATTAAGTTATCAACAATTACTAACGGCAGTAAACGTGGTCATTAGCGGTGGAAACGTTCCTAATATTGTTGGGGATGCTGGAATTGGGAAGTCAGCATTGGTGGCTGATTTAGCACGTCAAAATAATGCCAAATTGTTTACGACCGTCGTTAGTTTATCCGAAAAGGGGGATTTAGCAATTCCAGTGCCCCCGCTCACTGCTGATTCATTCGTCCAAACTAAGCAGTATGGTAAGTTAGCCGACGTTCAATTTGGTTATTCCCACCAGTTGATTGAAATCATTCAATTTGCAGAGCGGCACCCCGAAGTCCCAATCTATTGGTTCTTGGATGAATTTAACCGGGGGAGTCAGGGCGTACAAAGTGAGTTAATGAACTTAGTCTTGCAGCGGTCGATCAACAGTTTAAAACTTCCCGAACAGGTCCACATTATTATTGCTGAAAATCCCGATGCGACCATGAGTGACTTTGCCGATCGTGATTATCACGTGGTAAGTGGCGACGATGCGATCAAGGACCGAACGGTTAGGTTAGTAATGAGAACTGACATCAATGACTGGCTCAATTGGGCCACTACTACACATTCGATTCACCCCCGCATTATTGATTATCTAACTGAGCATCCTGAGATGTTGAGCACTAAGGTCAGTGGTGATGATTTATTTCCGACGCCCCGGGCATGGGAACGATTATCCAATAACTATCAACAGTTATTAAAGTTATCCAGTAGTGAACGCCAGGCAATTCAACTGGATGTTTTTGCTGGTGATATCGGGACCCAAACAGCGGTCGCCCTTCAAACGTTTTTGAATCAAGCGGACCAACAGGTGGTCTCAAGGGATGTCTTTACCAGCGAATGGTCCGATGCAAGGACACAGTTTATGGCGCTTGACCAAGTGGGCCGGGTGGCCGTGATTAAAGCGGCTTTAGAGCGCAATCAGGGGCTAGAGCCCCCCTTTGTTGAACGCTTGGATCAGTTATTGCAACTAATCAATCCAGATGGTCAATATGCATGTGGATTAGCGTTAGTAACTGATTCCAATAAACTGGCAGCACTTTATAAAAACGCGCAAAATGGGACAGCCGGCTTTAAAGCGTTATATCAACGCTTGGAACAAATTGGGTTTGATACGCTTTAG
- a CDS encoding C69 family dipeptidase: MNSIPYYSACTSILVGKSASLDGSIMIGRNEDAKSAWPKHLRVHPKKQFQTSQWFQSNDNGFKMPLPQIRYQYEATPEWTAKYGLFEEDGFNEFGVAMSATESTYANPTVLGYDPLVPDGIGEEAMVTVVLPYVKTARQAAKRLGTIIEQFGTCESNGILFADRHEAWYMDTGSGHHWVAIKIPDDCYAVVSNQMAVQKIDFNDPDNYMWSKGLQSFVDVNHLNPALDGSFNFRNIFGTHSQSDTYYNTPRVWYGQKMFNPEVEQRPDSQEMPMLRTPAHKISIDDAQAFLSSHFQETPFDPIGSGSNADKKKYRPISLAKTQESHILQLRPNLPQAIGNIHWLAMGVAAQSTYVPFLSGFNTVPDEYQVGGAQYDPKSAYWIFKLVGVLVDPHYPQLGELLKQTQEELSIRYRQLILDADRRCHGMSHSELVTLANEVSTNAAKLALNRYQQLTARLVAESTDLSPLNYKQDLNL, encoded by the coding sequence ATGAATTCAATTCCATATTATTCTGCCTGTACCAGTATTTTAGTTGGAAAATCGGCCAGCTTAGACGGATCGATTATGATCGGTCGAAATGAGGATGCTAAATCAGCCTGGCCCAAACATTTAAGGGTCCATCCCAAAAAGCAATTCCAGACCTCACAATGGTTTCAATCTAACGATAACGGCTTTAAAATGCCATTACCACAAATCAGATATCAATATGAAGCGACTCCCGAATGGACCGCAAAGTATGGCTTGTTCGAAGAAGATGGGTTCAATGAATTTGGGGTCGCAATGAGTGCAACCGAAAGTACCTATGCTAATCCGACCGTTTTGGGGTATGATCCATTGGTTCCTGATGGCATCGGTGAGGAGGCCATGGTCACGGTGGTCTTACCATATGTCAAAACCGCTCGCCAAGCAGCAAAACGACTGGGCACCATCATCGAGCAATTCGGTACCTGCGAAAGCAATGGAATCTTATTTGCAGACCGTCATGAAGCTTGGTATATGGATACGGGGTCTGGCCACCACTGGGTCGCAATTAAAATTCCTGATGATTGCTATGCAGTCGTCTCCAATCAAATGGCCGTCCAAAAAATCGATTTCAATGATCCTGACAATTACATGTGGTCTAAGGGTCTTCAATCGTTCGTTGACGTTAACCACTTAAACCCAGCACTTGATGGAAGTTTTAACTTTAGAAATATTTTTGGGACCCATAGTCAATCAGACACTTACTATAACACCCCGCGGGTTTGGTATGGACAAAAAATGTTCAATCCAGAAGTGGAACAACGACCTGATAGTCAGGAGATGCCAATGCTTAGGACCCCGGCCCATAAAATTTCGATTGACGACGCACAGGCATTTTTAAGTTCGCACTTTCAAGAAACGCCATTTGACCCCATCGGGAGTGGCTCCAATGCTGATAAAAAGAAATACCGTCCAATCAGTCTTGCTAAAACCCAGGAATCTCACATTTTACAACTGCGGCCTAACTTACCGCAAGCAATTGGTAATATTCACTGGCTTGCCATGGGCGTTGCTGCTCAAAGTACCTACGTCCCATTTTTAAGCGGCTTTAACACTGTTCCTGATGAGTACCAAGTTGGTGGAGCCCAATATGACCCTAAATCAGCCTACTGGATTTTTAAATTAGTCGGCGTCTTGGTCGACCCCCACTATCCGCAACTTGGTGAGCTCCTAAAGCAGACGCAAGAAGAACTTTCAATTCGGTACCGCCAGTTAATCTTAGACGCTGATCGTCGTTGTCATGGGATGTCACATTCAGAACTAGTCACCCTAGCCAATGAAGTTAGCACCAATGCAGCTAAACTGGCGCTTAACAGGTACCAACAACTAACCGCACGACTAGTCGCAGAATCCACTGACTTGTCACCTCTGAACTACAAGCAAGATTTAAACCTTTAA